A region of Myxococcus stipitatus DSM 14675 DNA encodes the following proteins:
- a CDS encoding HD-GYP domain-containing protein, protein MEAIPPAPPRILIVDDDDSVRDVISVLLREEGYNCVVASGAEMALDVAGEDDTPLVISDMKMPGKDGLWLLENLRERLPDTSVIMLTGYGDTESAVDCLRRGAVDYLLKPPKLTDLIRAIERALAKRRIEMARKRYQKKLERKVRDRTAELRSALHNIANTYQNTLLALVAALDAREHETSDHSLRVVSYTSAIATRMGIQGKELEEIGRGALLHDIGKIGVPDAVLLKPGKLTPDEWLEMRKHPEIGFQMIQAIPFLATPSAIVLSHQERFDGAGYPRGLQRQEIHIGARIFAVADTLDAMTSDRPYRKGTSFANAIQEIRRCANTQFDPEVVRAFLDIGEEGLIRIKEEMALKKLQLPQAEQEANDAEAELARLTDLDDDLEAAPAPPARPSTSEPAETKAPIIRSATGSEG, encoded by the coding sequence GTGGAAGCCATACCCCCTGCCCCACCCCGAATCCTCATCGTCGACGATGACGACTCCGTGCGAGACGTCATCTCGGTCCTCCTGCGTGAAGAGGGCTACAACTGCGTCGTCGCGAGCGGCGCCGAGATGGCGCTCGACGTCGCGGGCGAGGACGACACCCCGCTCGTCATCAGCGACATGAAGATGCCGGGCAAGGACGGCCTCTGGCTGCTGGAGAACCTTCGGGAGCGGCTGCCGGACACGTCGGTCATCATGCTCACCGGCTACGGTGACACGGAGTCCGCGGTGGACTGCCTGCGCCGAGGCGCGGTGGACTACCTGCTCAAGCCACCCAAGCTCACCGACCTCATCCGCGCCATCGAGCGGGCGCTCGCCAAGCGGCGCATCGAGATGGCCCGCAAGCGCTACCAGAAGAAGCTGGAGCGCAAGGTCCGGGACCGCACGGCGGAGCTGCGAAGCGCGCTGCACAACATCGCCAACACCTACCAGAACACGCTGCTGGCGCTGGTGGCCGCGCTCGACGCGCGCGAGCACGAGACGAGCGACCACTCGCTGCGCGTGGTCAGCTACACGTCCGCCATCGCCACGCGCATGGGCATCCAGGGCAAGGAGCTGGAGGAGATTGGCCGCGGCGCGCTGCTGCACGACATCGGGAAGATTGGCGTGCCGGACGCGGTGCTGCTCAAGCCGGGCAAGCTGACGCCCGACGAGTGGCTGGAGATGCGCAAGCATCCGGAGATCGGCTTCCAGATGATCCAGGCCATCCCCTTCCTCGCCACCCCGTCCGCCATCGTCCTGTCGCACCAGGAGCGCTTCGACGGCGCGGGCTATCCGCGCGGACTCCAGCGGCAGGAGATCCACATCGGCGCGCGCATCTTCGCGGTGGCCGACACGCTGGACGCCATGACGAGCGACCGGCCGTACCGCAAGGGCACGTCGTTCGCGAACGCCATCCAGGAGATCCGCCGCTGCGCCAACACCCAGTTCGACCCGGAAGTCGTCCGGGCGTTCCTGGACATCGGCGAAGAGGGCCTCATCCGCATCAAGGAGGAGATGGCGCTCAAGAAGCTCCAGCTCCCCCAGGCGGAGCAGGAGGCCAACGACGCGGAGGCCGAGCTGGCGCGGCTGACGGACCTGGACGACGACCTCGAGGCCGCTCCGGCCCCGCCTGCGCGCCCGAGCACGAGCGAGCCCGCGGAGACCAAGGCGCCCATCATCCGGTCCGCCACGGGCAGCGAGGGCTGA